From the Pungitius pungitius chromosome 6, fPunPun2.1, whole genome shotgun sequence genome, one window contains:
- the dgkzb gene encoding diacylglycerol kinase zeta isoform X2, with translation MMDQQPEVEHSTSSPQDEGDVPPPNNSSSSTHTELPLPASGRTFTGLRIFCRRKAIAKSGLQPAASTSGPTDPLPEPDGTVNWSDNAQFGDHIWFETSISGDFCYVGEQYCVAKSAQKSMARKKCAGCKISVHTTCMQQLEKINFRCKPSFREPAGRSVREAHIVRHHWVHRRHQTGRCRQCGKGFQQKFSFHSKEIVAISCSWCKQAYHNKVTCFMLQQIEECCSLGAHAAVIIPPTWIIRVRRTQTSLKLSKKKKRTSLKCKSSKKGSEIQDGRWKPFLLKPLPSQLMKPVLVFVNPKSGGNQGAKIIQSFMWYLNPRQVFDLTKGGPREGLELYAKVPNLRVLACGGDGTVGWILSVLDELKLCPPPPVGILPLGTGNDLARTLNWGGGYTDEPITKILSHVEDGNIVQLDRWNLNVEANPEAPPEDGDEHQTDKLPIDVFNNYFSLGFDAHVTLGFHESREANPEKFNSRFRNKMFYAGTAFSDFLSRSSKDLAKHIRVVCDGTDLTAKVQDLKLQCLLFLNIPRYCAGTVPWGHPGDHQDFEPQRHDDGCIEVIGFTMTSLATLQVGGHGERLHQCKEVTLTTFKSIPMQVDGEPCRLAPSIIRIHLRNQANMVQKTKRRVSMPHLNDQQPVPEKFQIRVNRISMAAYEALHYDKDQLKEASTSLGVITVPRDSDLETCRLLIERLHEDLDQVHQRQDGAVMEEDAPSPQELSMKWCFLDCTTADRFYRIDRAQEHLNYVTEISQEELYILDPELVVKETMGISPGVLDLVGSEDPQRQFSFMVSPPSSSPPRLRDQRKRVSSGSSSESLSQSFCKSALCSPSRGPSHNPQQDAELISSIEAEDLDRLTELHQQGADLLLQDLDGCTLLHRAVKAGSEEILKYLIQHVPVSHLDVTEKETGETALHKAASSSQRSICHYLVEAGASLMKTDLQGQTPRHHAERAEDRQLAEDLEDLQTHKVHRDDHETAV, from the exons GAAAGCCATCGCAAAGTCTGgtctgcagcctgcagcctcGACCTCCGGCCCGACCGACCCGCTGCCGGAGCCCGACGGCACCGTCAACTGGAGC GACAACGCACAGTTCGGAGACCACATCTGGTTCGAGACCAGCATCTCTGGAGACTTCTGTTACGTGGGAGAGCAGTACTGCGTTGCTAAGTCCGCG CAAAAGTCGATGGCGAGGAAGAAATGTGCCGGCTGTAAGATATCGGTGCACACGACGTgcatgcagcagctggagaag ATCAATTTCAGGTGTAAGCCGTCATTTAGAGAACCAGCAGGCCGGTCCGTACGAGAG GCCCACATTGTGCGACACCACTGGGTCCACCGGAGACACCAGACTGGGAGGTGTCGACAGTGTGGGAAG GGGTTCCAACAGAAGTTCTCCTTCCACAGCAAAGAGATCGTTGCCATCAGCTGCTCGTGGTGCAAACAGGCC taTCACAACAAGGTGACGTGCTTCATGCTGCAGCAGATAGAGGAGTGCTGCTCTCTGGGAGCTCATGCTGCTGTCATCATCCCTCCTACCTGGATCATCAGGGTCCGTAGAACACAG ACGTCCCTAAAGTtgagtaaaaagaagaaaaggacgtCGCTGAAATGCAAGTCGAGCAAGAAGGGATCGGAG ATCCAAGATGGCCGTTGGAAGCCCTTCCTGCTGAAGCCCCTCCCGTCTCAGCTCATGAAGCCTGTGCTGGTGTTTGTCAACCCGAAAAGTGGAGGAAACCAG GGAGCTAAGATCATTCAATCCTTCATGTGGTACCTGAACCCCCGGCAGGTGTTCGACCTGACCAAGGGAGGACCCAGAGAGGG GCTGGAGCTCTACGCCAAGGTGCCCAACTTGAGGGTCCTGGCCTgcgggggggacgggacg gtCGGCTGGATCTTGTCCGTGTTGGATGAGCTGAAGCTCTGTCCTCCGCCTCCTGTGGGAATCCTCCCTCTGGGGACCGGCAATGACCTGGCGAGGACTCTCAactgggggggg ggcTACACCGACGAACCAATAACAAAGATCCTCTCCCACGTCGAGGACGGAAACATCGTGCAGCTGGACAGATGGAACCTCAACGTGGAGGCGAACCCGGAGGCCCCCCCAGAGGACGGGGACGAGCATCAGACCGACAAG CTTCCCATCGACGTCTTCAACAACTACTTCAGTCTGGGCTTCGACGCCCACGTCACGCTGGGTTTCCACGAATCCAGAG aggcCAACCCGGAGAAGTTTAACAGCCGCTTTAGGAATAAGATGTTCTACGCAGGA ACGGCCTTCTCTGACTTCCTGAGCCGGAGCTCCAAAGACCTCGCCAAGCACATCAGAGTCGTG TGTGACGGAACCGACCTGACGGCCAAAGTCCAGGACCTGAAGTTACAGTGTCTGCTCTTCCTCAACATCCCCAG GTACTGTGCTGGCACTGTGCCCTGGGGTCACCCTGGGGACCACCAGGACTTTGAACCACAGCGCCACGACGACGGCTGCATCGAGGTCATCGGCTTCACCATGACGTCTTTG GCCACGCTGCAGGTGGGGGGACACGGCGAGCGACTCCACCAGTGTAAGGAGGTGACCCTCACGACCTTCAAGTCCATCCCCATGCAGGTGGATGGAGAGCCCTGCAGGCTGGCTCCCTCCATCATTAGGATCCACCTAAGGAACCAGGCCAATATGGTGCAGAAGACCAAAAGGAGGGTCTCCATGCCCCACCTCAACGA TCAGCAGCCGGTTCCAGAGAAGTTCCAAATCAGAGTGAACCGGATCAGCATGGCGGCCTACGAGGCTCTGCACTACGACAAGGACCAGCTGAAGGAGGCCT CGACCTCTCTGGGAGTTATCACTGTCCCCAGAGACAGCGACCTGGAGACGTGCCGTCTGCTCATCGAGCGTCTCCATGAAGACCTGGATCAGGTCCACCAGAGACAG GACGgagcggtgatggaggaggatgctCCGTCTCCACAGGAGTTGTCAATGAAGTGGTGTTTCCTGGACT GTACCACCGCAGACCGGTTCTACCGGATCGACCGTGCTCAG GAGCACCTGAACTACGTGACGGAGATCTCTCAGGAGGAGCTCTACATCCTGGACCCGGAGCTAGTTGTCAAGGAGACGATGGGCATTTCCCCCGGCGTGCTGGACCTGGTGGGTTCAGAGGACCCCCAGAGACAGTTTTCCTTCATGGTCTCACCCCCCTCCTCGAGCCCCCCGAG GCTCAGGGACCAGAGGAAGAGGGTTTCCAGTGGCAGCTCCAGTGAGTCTTTGTCTCAGAGTTTCTGTAAGAGCGCCCTCTGCAG TCCTTCCAGAGGGCCGTCACATAACCCGCAACAAG ATGCTGAGCTCATCAGCAGCATTGAGGCTGAAGATCTGGACCGG CTGACGGAgctccaccagcagggggcggacCTCCTGCTGCAGGACCTGGACGGCTGCACGTTGCTGCATCGAGCCGTGAAGGCTGGGAGCGAGGAGATCCTCAAGTACCTCATCCAGCACG TTCCTGTGTCTCACCTGGACGTAACGGAGAAGGAGAC AGGAGAGACGGCGCTCCACaaagccgcctcctcctctcagagGAGCATCTGTCACTACCTAGTGGAGGCCGGGGCCTCGCTCATGAAGACAGACCTGCAG GGTCAGACTCCCAGACATCACGCCGAGAGAGCAGAGGACCGCCAGCTGGCTGAGGACCTGGAGGACCTGCAGACCCATAAGGTCCACAGGGACGACCATGAAACAGCAGTGTGA
- the dgkzb gene encoding diacylglycerol kinase zeta isoform X1, giving the protein MDTFFRRHFKRKEAALPAGGDSNSAPQRRPGVAVPTSKARRRSNAGLPSSSLNQRRRPSVQLPEAPPFAGGGRLARAARHNRWAGHVRRRSSTTTPNLNPRFAVSRRKVGKLRTIDTHLLGPSMLLASLIQMAEEEEEEGEGGEGEGLPAKEQQVEVRAGASSSRMFSRSSSLHSNGDESSINYSIDGQSEAGQLSEAEQLEEEEDDVAYSSRFSSFGPGRREAPRPPPASRPLIRPPRCLRRNSSQLFSEDGSAPLGRHRASGQRRRISTISKAGSPWPGRGPPLPNRRSSVHYLNHPAFYRGPGALSLLGDPHLESWSCFLLKAIAKSGLQPAASTSGPTDPLPEPDGTVNWSDNAQFGDHIWFETSISGDFCYVGEQYCVAKSAQKSMARKKCAGCKISVHTTCMQQLEKINFRCKPSFREPAGRSVREAHIVRHHWVHRRHQTGRCRQCGKGFQQKFSFHSKEIVAISCSWCKQAYHNKVTCFMLQQIEECCSLGAHAAVIIPPTWIIRVRRTQTSLKLSKKKKRTSLKCKSSKKGSEIQDGRWKPFLLKPLPSQLMKPVLVFVNPKSGGNQGAKIIQSFMWYLNPRQVFDLTKGGPREGLELYAKVPNLRVLACGGDGTVGWILSVLDELKLCPPPPVGILPLGTGNDLARTLNWGGGYTDEPITKILSHVEDGNIVQLDRWNLNVEANPEAPPEDGDEHQTDKLPIDVFNNYFSLGFDAHVTLGFHESREANPEKFNSRFRNKMFYAGTAFSDFLSRSSKDLAKHIRVVCDGTDLTAKVQDLKLQCLLFLNIPRYCAGTVPWGHPGDHQDFEPQRHDDGCIEVIGFTMTSLATLQVGGHGERLHQCKEVTLTTFKSIPMQVDGEPCRLAPSIIRIHLRNQANMVQKTKRRVSMPHLNDQQPVPEKFQIRVNRISMAAYEALHYDKDQLKEASTSLGVITVPRDSDLETCRLLIERLHEDLDQVHQRQDGAVMEEDAPSPQELSMKWCFLDCTTADRFYRIDRAQEHLNYVTEISQEELYILDPELVVKETMGISPGVLDLVGSEDPQRQFSFMVSPPSSSPPRLRDQRKRVSSGSSSESLSQSFCKSALCSPSRGPSHNPQQDAELISSIEAEDLDRLTELHQQGADLLLQDLDGCTLLHRAVKAGSEEILKYLIQHVPVSHLDVTEKETGETALHKAASSSQRSICHYLVEAGASLMKTDLQGQTPRHHAERAEDRQLAEDLEDLQTHKVHRDDHETAV; this is encoded by the exons ATGGACACATTTTTCCGCCGTCACTTTAAAAGGAAGGAGGCCGCTCTGCCGGCGGGGGGGGATTCTAACTCCGCCCCTCAGCGGCGGCCCGGTGTTGCTGTGCCAACCAGCAAGGCCCGCCGGAGGTCCAATGCTGGGCTTCCTTCCTCCTCGCTGAACCAGCGGCGCCGCCCCAGCGTCCAGCTGCCAGAGGCGCCGCCGTTTGCCGGTGGGGGGCGCCTGGCGAGGGCCGCCCGGCACAACAGGTGGGCAGGACACGTCCGGCGGCGCTCCAGCACCACCACGCCCAACCTCAACCCCCGGTTTGCCGTGTCCAGGAGGAAGGTGGGGAAGCTGAGGACCATCGACACCCACTTGCTGGGCCCGTCCATGCTGCTTGCCAGCCTCATCCAgatggcggaggaggaggaggaggagggggaggggggggagggggaggggctacCAGCCAaagagcagcaggtggaggtaaGGGCCGGTGCCAGCAGCAGTAGGATGTTCTCGCGCTCAAGCAGCCTCCACTCGAACGGAGACGAAAGTAGCATCAATTACTCCATTGACGGCCAATCAGAAGCCGGCCAGCTGTCAGAGGCGGAgcaactggaggaggaggaagacgacgtAGCTTACTCGTCGCGCTTCTCCTCCTTCGGCCCGGGGAGGAGAGAGGCTCCGCGGCCCCCGCCCGCCTCGCGGCCCCTCATCCGGCCCCCCCGCTGCCTGAGGAGGAACTCGTCTCAGCTGTTCTCAGAAGATGGCAGCGCTCCGTTGGGCCGCCACCGGGCCTCcggccagaggaggaggatctCCACCATCTCCAAGGCCGGGAGCCCCTGGCCCGGGAGAGGCCCCCCGCTGCCCAACCGCAGGAGCTCGGTCCACTACCTGAACCACCCGGCCTTCTACCGGGGCCCCGGGGCCCTCAGCCTGCTGGGAGACCCCCATCTTGAGAGCTGGAGCTGCTTCCTGCT GAAAGCCATCGCAAAGTCTGgtctgcagcctgcagcctcGACCTCCGGCCCGACCGACCCGCTGCCGGAGCCCGACGGCACCGTCAACTGGAGC GACAACGCACAGTTCGGAGACCACATCTGGTTCGAGACCAGCATCTCTGGAGACTTCTGTTACGTGGGAGAGCAGTACTGCGTTGCTAAGTCCGCG CAAAAGTCGATGGCGAGGAAGAAATGTGCCGGCTGTAAGATATCGGTGCACACGACGTgcatgcagcagctggagaag ATCAATTTCAGGTGTAAGCCGTCATTTAGAGAACCAGCAGGCCGGTCCGTACGAGAG GCCCACATTGTGCGACACCACTGGGTCCACCGGAGACACCAGACTGGGAGGTGTCGACAGTGTGGGAAG GGGTTCCAACAGAAGTTCTCCTTCCACAGCAAAGAGATCGTTGCCATCAGCTGCTCGTGGTGCAAACAGGCC taTCACAACAAGGTGACGTGCTTCATGCTGCAGCAGATAGAGGAGTGCTGCTCTCTGGGAGCTCATGCTGCTGTCATCATCCCTCCTACCTGGATCATCAGGGTCCGTAGAACACAG ACGTCCCTAAAGTtgagtaaaaagaagaaaaggacgtCGCTGAAATGCAAGTCGAGCAAGAAGGGATCGGAG ATCCAAGATGGCCGTTGGAAGCCCTTCCTGCTGAAGCCCCTCCCGTCTCAGCTCATGAAGCCTGTGCTGGTGTTTGTCAACCCGAAAAGTGGAGGAAACCAG GGAGCTAAGATCATTCAATCCTTCATGTGGTACCTGAACCCCCGGCAGGTGTTCGACCTGACCAAGGGAGGACCCAGAGAGGG GCTGGAGCTCTACGCCAAGGTGCCCAACTTGAGGGTCCTGGCCTgcgggggggacgggacg gtCGGCTGGATCTTGTCCGTGTTGGATGAGCTGAAGCTCTGTCCTCCGCCTCCTGTGGGAATCCTCCCTCTGGGGACCGGCAATGACCTGGCGAGGACTCTCAactgggggggg ggcTACACCGACGAACCAATAACAAAGATCCTCTCCCACGTCGAGGACGGAAACATCGTGCAGCTGGACAGATGGAACCTCAACGTGGAGGCGAACCCGGAGGCCCCCCCAGAGGACGGGGACGAGCATCAGACCGACAAG CTTCCCATCGACGTCTTCAACAACTACTTCAGTCTGGGCTTCGACGCCCACGTCACGCTGGGTTTCCACGAATCCAGAG aggcCAACCCGGAGAAGTTTAACAGCCGCTTTAGGAATAAGATGTTCTACGCAGGA ACGGCCTTCTCTGACTTCCTGAGCCGGAGCTCCAAAGACCTCGCCAAGCACATCAGAGTCGTG TGTGACGGAACCGACCTGACGGCCAAAGTCCAGGACCTGAAGTTACAGTGTCTGCTCTTCCTCAACATCCCCAG GTACTGTGCTGGCACTGTGCCCTGGGGTCACCCTGGGGACCACCAGGACTTTGAACCACAGCGCCACGACGACGGCTGCATCGAGGTCATCGGCTTCACCATGACGTCTTTG GCCACGCTGCAGGTGGGGGGACACGGCGAGCGACTCCACCAGTGTAAGGAGGTGACCCTCACGACCTTCAAGTCCATCCCCATGCAGGTGGATGGAGAGCCCTGCAGGCTGGCTCCCTCCATCATTAGGATCCACCTAAGGAACCAGGCCAATATGGTGCAGAAGACCAAAAGGAGGGTCTCCATGCCCCACCTCAACGA TCAGCAGCCGGTTCCAGAGAAGTTCCAAATCAGAGTGAACCGGATCAGCATGGCGGCCTACGAGGCTCTGCACTACGACAAGGACCAGCTGAAGGAGGCCT CGACCTCTCTGGGAGTTATCACTGTCCCCAGAGACAGCGACCTGGAGACGTGCCGTCTGCTCATCGAGCGTCTCCATGAAGACCTGGATCAGGTCCACCAGAGACAG GACGgagcggtgatggaggaggatgctCCGTCTCCACAGGAGTTGTCAATGAAGTGGTGTTTCCTGGACT GTACCACCGCAGACCGGTTCTACCGGATCGACCGTGCTCAG GAGCACCTGAACTACGTGACGGAGATCTCTCAGGAGGAGCTCTACATCCTGGACCCGGAGCTAGTTGTCAAGGAGACGATGGGCATTTCCCCCGGCGTGCTGGACCTGGTGGGTTCAGAGGACCCCCAGAGACAGTTTTCCTTCATGGTCTCACCCCCCTCCTCGAGCCCCCCGAG GCTCAGGGACCAGAGGAAGAGGGTTTCCAGTGGCAGCTCCAGTGAGTCTTTGTCTCAGAGTTTCTGTAAGAGCGCCCTCTGCAG TCCTTCCAGAGGGCCGTCACATAACCCGCAACAAG ATGCTGAGCTCATCAGCAGCATTGAGGCTGAAGATCTGGACCGG CTGACGGAgctccaccagcagggggcggacCTCCTGCTGCAGGACCTGGACGGCTGCACGTTGCTGCATCGAGCCGTGAAGGCTGGGAGCGAGGAGATCCTCAAGTACCTCATCCAGCACG TTCCTGTGTCTCACCTGGACGTAACGGAGAAGGAGAC AGGAGAGACGGCGCTCCACaaagccgcctcctcctctcagagGAGCATCTGTCACTACCTAGTGGAGGCCGGGGCCTCGCTCATGAAGACAGACCTGCAG GGTCAGACTCCCAGACATCACGCCGAGAGAGCAGAGGACCGCCAGCTGGCTGAGGACCTGGAGGACCTGCAGACCCATAAGGTCCACAGGGACGACCATGAAACAGCAGTGTGA